A region of Fusarium keratoplasticum isolate Fu6.1 chromosome 6, whole genome shotgun sequence DNA encodes the following proteins:
- a CDS encoding Sphingolipid C9-methyltransferase 1, which produces MALKQNGGAHLVADIDFIETPEPPAETIVTGKDCGVRLTKSPAIKNAPLPADGPGYEQWSNVLLFGALVGIPTWLSWKVGGGLKTTLFFSLFTSIPILIVIWTVMSKLSPRINDKVELPGRPVEFYLNFKSDLHRARWNGRHKIPMNTFFELYFTGQVDLNADALEVFEYRHEWATFNFTSETFRYLLFGFFPDVILHLRSQDEAQVGTNYNHGNDHYAWFLGPRMIYTSGIISDPTREETLEEMQDNKLAIVCEKIDLKQGETVLDIGCGWGTLAKFASVNYGAKVTGVTLASNQAQWGNDGLRKAGIPEEQSKLLVCDYRDIPDDTKFNKITQLEMAEHVGVRRLTTFFRQCYEMLEDDGSMYVQLSGLRKAWQYEDFIWGLFLNKYIFPGADASTPLSFYIGCLEAAGFEVKSVDTVGVHYSGTLWRWYRNWLGNAEKVKAKYGERWFRIWEIFLAYSTIASRQGSATCFQIVVVKNLNSTHRVDGIQSQYGLQGALAAAKAAGKAFLPK; this is translated from the exons ATGGCGTTGAAACAGAACGGAGGGGCTCACCTCGTCGCTGACATCGACTTTATCGAGACCCCCGAACCTCCCGCCGAGACGATCGTTACTGGCAAGGACTGCGGCGTCCGCTTGACCAAG TCTCCCGCCATCAAGAACGCCCCGCTGCCCGCCGACGGTCCCGGATATGAACAATGGTCCAAcgtcctcctcttcggcgCCCTCGTGGGCATCCCGACCTGGCTGTCGTGGAAGGTTGGAGGAGGCCTGAAGACgaccctcttcttcagcctgttcacctccatccccatcctcatcgtcatctggACCGTCATGTCCAAGCTGAGCCCCCGCATCAACGACAAGGTGGAGCTTCCCGGCCGTCCCGTCGAGTTCTacctcaacttcaagagCGACCTACACCGTGCCCGATGGAATGGAAGACACAAGATCCCCATGAACACCTTCTTTGAGCTGTACTTTACGGGCCAGGTCGACCTCAACGCCGATGCTCTCGAGGTCTTCGAGTACCGTCACGAGTGGGCTACCTTCAACTTCACGTCCGAGACCTTCCGCTACCTCCTGTTCGGCTTCTTCCCCGACGTCATTCTCCACCTCCGCTCGCAGGATGAGGCCCAGGTCGGCACCAACTACAACCACGGCAATGACCACTACGCCTGGTTCTTGGGTCCCCGCATGATCTACACGTCGGGCATCATCTCCGACCCCACCCGAGAGGAGACTCTCGAGGAGATGCAGGACAACAAGCTGGCAATTGTTTGCGAAAAGATTGATCTCAAGCAGGGCGAGACCGTCTTGGATATCGGCTGCGGTTGGGGAACCCTGGCCAAGTTCGCCAGTGTCAACTATGGCGCCAAGGTCACCGGTGTCACTCTTGCAAGCAACCAGGCTCAATGGGGTAACGACGGCCTTCGCAAGGCTGGCATCCCCGAGGAACAgagcaagctcctcgtctgCGACTACCGCGACATCCCCGACGacaccaagttcaacaagATCACGCAGCTGGAGATGGCCGAGCACGTTGGTGTCCGAAGACTCACCACCTTTTTCCGACAGTGCTACGAGATgctcgaggatgacggctCCATGTACGTCCAGCTGTCGGGCCTGAGAAAGGCATGGCAGTACGAGGACTTTATCTGGGGACTGTTTCTGAACAAGTACATCTTCCCCGGTGCCGACGCCTCCACGCCGCTCTCCTTCTACATTGGCTGCCTCGAGGCTGCCGGATTCGAGGTCAAGAG TGTTGACACTGTTGGCGTCCACTACTCTGGCACTCTCTGGCGATGGTACAGGAACTGGCTCGGAAATGCtgaaaaggtcaaggccaagtatGGCGAGCGCTGGTTCAGG ATCTGGGAAATCTTCCTGGCCTACTCGACCATCGCCTCTCGACAGGGCTCCGCCACCTGCTTCcagatcgtcgtcgtcaagaacctcaacTCCACACACCGCGTCGATGGCATCCAATCCCAGTACGGCCTCCAGGGCGCCCtggccgctgccaaggctgctggcAAGGCTTTCCTGCCAAAGTAA
- a CDS encoding EHN domain-containing protein, which yields MLLHLFTLGFVPALCAAAAAKFSVPNTDATFDTSPKPFEINVDQKFIEDTRQRVAHARAPVFMGVKGDGPSAEIFTTVRDYWVNEYSWNATEAAINQKLEQFTTIVEPVIDNATYPVPLHFVHHRSPRDDAIPLLFIHGWPGSFLEVSNIIGNLTNPPNASVPAFHVVAPSIPGFGFSPAPRQPGFGPVEAAHSFNALMLQLGYSKYVIQGGDFGGVTLRYQSHLFPDHVVSALSNFWVIQPNEDDMRRLAEGVATPDEVAYINILETYINHNSGYRLMQSTEPLTLAIGMADSPLGNAMWMYDLMAKVVDPAITTWTPEQIITWSMMYYIQGPYGGMRFYKEVLNDGGFSLLDFGTLPLVEVPVAISQFPYDICYRMPLDWAKRGGNVVKRTVNHHGGHFAAYEVPGLLLKDIWSWFGDKEVSGTSVFGH from the exons ATGCTTCTTCACTTGTTTACGTTGGGCTTTGTCCCTGCCCTttgcgctgctgctgcggccaAGTTTTCTGTGCCGAATACTGATGCCACCTTTGACACATCGCCCAAGCCCTTTGAAATCAACGTTGATCAGAAGTTTATTGAGGACACTCGGCAGCGAGTCGCACACGCAAGGGCTCCTGTGTTTATGGGTGTGAAAGGCGACGGTCCGAGTGCTGAGATATTCACCACTGTTCGGGATTACTGGGTCAATGAATACAGCTGGAATGCAACTGAAGCAGCCATCAACCAAAA GCTGGAACAGTTCACAACCATTGTCGAGCCTGTGATTGACAATGCCACTTACCCAGTGCCCCTCCACTTTGTTCATCATCGTTCACCCCGGGACGATGCTATTCCTCTGCTATTCATCCATGGGTGGCCAGGCTCGTTCCTAGAGGTCAGCAATATCATCGGAAACTTGACAAACCCTCCCAATGCATCCGTCCCGGCATTTCACGTTGTTGCTCCGTCGATCCCGGGTTTTGGATTCTCTCCTGCACCTCGGCAACCTGGCTTCGGTCCCGTCGAAGCGGCTCACTCCTTCAATGCACTGATGCTCCAGCTCGGCTATTCTAAATACGTCATCCAAGGTGGAGATTTCGGCGGTGTTACCCTTCGTTACCAGTCTCATCTGTTTCCGGACCATGTCGTCTCAGCACTCAGCAACTTCTGGGTCATTCAACCAAACGAGGATGACATGCGCAGACTCGCAGAGGGGGTAGCAACCCCTGATGAAGTTGCATACATCAACATTCTCGAGACCTACATCAATCATAACTCTGGATACCGCCTGATGCAATCAACGGAACCGCTCACCCTGGCAATCGGCATGGCAGACTCCCCATTGGGCAATGCCATGTGGATGTATGATCTGATGGCCAAGGTCGTCGATCCAGCCATTACAACCTGGACTCCTGAGCAGATCATTACTTGGTCAATGATGTATTACATCCAAGGCCCCTACGGCGGCATGCGCTTTTACAAGGAGGTGCTCAATGACGGGGGCTTCTCCCTGCTCGACTTTGGCACTCTGCCGCTGGTTGAGGTTCCAGTCGCCATCAGCCAGTTTCCTTACGACATTTGTTACCGCATGCCACTGGACTGGGCTaagagaggaggaaatgTTGTCAAGAGAACCGTGAACCACCACGGCGGTCACTTTGCCGCCTATGAGGTTCCTGGCCTACTGCTCAAGGATATCTGGTCATGGTTCGGGGACAAGGAAGTTTCAGGAACAAGCGTGTTTGGGCATTGA
- a CDS encoding MFS domain-containing protein: MSAPYDDKDAGRDNASSKSEPSATVVVRGNESDSDDGLPPKTWRSYIWDTLDKSPEERKFLFKLDAVILTFASLGYFIKNLNQININNAFVSGMKEDLNMNGNELNYMQTLWTVGYVIGEIPSNLLLTRVRPSIWIPACEVTWSVLTIIMAKCTNVQQLYALRFFIGLAESTFYPGMQYIIGSWYRKDELAKRSCIFHATGNIGSMFSGYLMASVYRLDGVHGFHGWQWLFIIDTVISLPIAVAGFFFFPDVPEITKSWYFTKDDIALAKRRMELEGRANRAPFTWDKVKKIFASWHIYLLTLLYILFNNGCGGMAQPAFQLWLKGEGYSISHVNTYPTIQSAVAVITTLMYAWFSDSVFRGSRWQPILFSGTLLTVFYSSLAAWNIPDGWKWACFILIGIGGGISGLTFAWAHEICKDDNEERALVVGSMNEMAYVFQAWLPLLIWKTTEAPQYPKGYATMVALAIAMAATAIAIRYLHRRELVAKRVAAAVGES; this comes from the exons ATGTCTGCGCCCTACGACGACAAAGACGCTGGGCGTGACAATGCCTCGTCTAAGTCAGAGCCCTCTGCCACTGTTGTCGTCAGAGGGAATGAATCTGACAGTGACGATGGTCTGCCGCCCAAGACTTGGCGATCCTACATCTGGGATACACTCGACAAGTCCCCTGAGGAGCGCAAGTTCTTGTTCAAGCTTGACGCTGTCATTCTCACGTTTGCTTCCCTTGGGTACTTTATCAAGAACTTGAACcagatcaacatcaacaatgCTTTTGTATCTGGCATGAAGGAGGATCTCAACATGAATGGCAATGAACTCAATTACATGCAGACGCTGTGGACTGTCGGCTACGTCATTGGAGAGATTCCCAG CAACCTGTTGCTCACAAGAGTTCGACCTTCCATCTGGATCCCCGCTTGCGAGGTGACCTGGTCCGTTctgaccatcatcatggccaagtgCACCAACGTCCAACAGCTCTACGCACTCcgcttcttcatcggcttgGCAGAGAGTACCTTCTACCCAG GGATGCAATATATTATCGGATCATGGTACAGAAAAGATGAGCTTGCGAAGCGTTCATGTATCTTCCATGCCACCGGCAACATCGGCAGCATGTTCTCGGGATACCTCATGGCGTCTGTGTACCGCCTCGATGGGGTTCACGGCTTTCACGGCTGGCAGTGGCTTTTCATCATTGACACTGTTATCTCGCTTCCTATCGCTGTGGCGggcttctttttctttcccGACGTGCCTGAAATCACCAAATCTTGGTATTTCACCAAGGACGATATCGCCCTCGCGAAGCGACGCATGGAGCTAGAAGGAAGAGCGAACCGCGCCCCTTTCACTtgggacaaggtcaagaagatctTTGCCAGCTGGCATATTTACCTTCTTACCCTCTTGTACATTCTTTTCAACAATGGCTGTGGTGGCATGGCCCAGCCTGCCTTCCAGCTCTGGTTGAAGGGTGAGGGATACAGCATTTCTCATGTCAACACTTACCCGACGATTCAGTCCGCCGTGGCAGTCATTACGACTCTGATGTATGCTTGGTTTTCTGATTCCGTCTTCCGAGGCAGCAGATGGCAGCCGATTCTGTTCTCGGGTACATTGCTCACAGTCTTTTACTCGAGTCTGGCGGCGTGGAATATCCCCGACGGATGGAAGTGGGCTTGCTTCATTCTCATCGGTATTGGTGGAGGCATCAGTGGATTGACCTTTGCCTGGGCCCATGAAATCTGCAAGGATGATAACGAAGAAAGGGCGTTGGTGGTTGGAAGCATGAATGAGATGGCCTACGTCTTCCAGGCTTGGCTGCCTCTTCTTATCTGGAAGACAACTGAGGCGCCGCAGTATCCCAAGGGTTATGCTACCATGGTTGCTTTGGCTATTGCGATGGCTGCTACGGCGATTGCTATTCGGTACCTGCATAGAAGGGAGTTGGTGGCGAAGAGGGTTGCGGCTGCTGTGGGTGAGAGCTGA
- a CDS encoding HRXXH domain-containing protein, translating to MMFKSTTVAALLFGAAIASPIVPREEAATQTAEAPKATESAGAYDWAEGWKKTYPIHQSCNSTLHRQLANGLDEAVQLAQHAKDHILRFGHKSEFVQKYFGNASTSQPIGWYERIINADKTGMLFRCDDPDRNCATQDEWAGHWRGDNATTETVICPLSFEIRRNLDQVCNRGYTVAASKLNTYWATDLMHRILHVPTVSEEVVDHFASAYTEVTALAKKDPSQSVIDSNTLQFFAIDVYAYDIAAPGVGCTGEPVEEEKKEASKTTGAATPSATKEAPKECHTHDDGVVHCS from the exons ATGATGTTCAAGTCCACCACCGTCGCGGCCCTCCTCTTTGGAGCCGCCATCGCCTCCCCCATCGTCCCCCGTGAGGAGGCCGCCACCCAGACCGCCGAGGcccccaaggccaccgagTCTGCCGGGGCCTACGACTGGGCTGAGGGCTGGAAGAAGACGTACCCCATTCACCAGTCCTGCAACTCTACCCTGCACCGTCAGCTCGCCAacggcctcgacgaggctgttCAGCTGGCTCAGCACGCCAAGGACCATATCCTGCGCTTCGGCCACAAGTCTGAGTTTGTCCAGAAGTACTTTGGCAACGCTTCGACTTCTCAGCCTATTGGCTGGTACGAGcgcatcatcaacgccgACAAGACCGGCATGCTCTTCCGTTGCGACGACCCTGACCGCAACTGCGCTACCCAGGACG AGTGGGCTGGCCACTGGAGAGGTGACAACGCCACCACTGAGACCGTCATCTGCCCTCTCTCCTTCGAGATCCGCCGCAACCTCGACCAGGTCTGCAACCGGGGCTACACCGTCGCCGCTTCCAAGCTCAACACATACTGGGCCACTGACCTGATGCACCGCATCCTCCACGTTCCCACCGTCAGcgaggaggttgtcgacCACTTCGCCTCGGCCTACACCGAGGTCACtgccctcgccaagaaggacccCTCCCAGAGCGTCATCGACAGCAACACCCTCCAGTTCTTTGCCATTGACGTCTACGCCTACGACATTGCCGCCCCTGGTGTCGGCTGCACTGGTGAGcccgtggaggaggagaagaaggaggctaGCAAGACCACTGGTGCTGCTACCCCCTCTGCTACTAAGGAGGCTCCCAAGGAGTGCCACACTCACGACGACGGTGTTGTCCACTGCTCTTAG
- a CDS encoding MFS domain-containing protein: MAFGESVHDVVRDAPFGQLVRYFTNNRLFKYPEEQPNFKIPEQWVRMMSNAEPDRIPDTASSSTLSNSSREQETIEEHVSNAAELDLEKKEFPQDKSTRLTPKTTSDGTILVDWYSEKDTANPHNWSNSRRGFVAFLICFYTSVVYLSSAIYSSSTEGVMKKFGVSNLEATLGLAMYVLGYGVGPLLFSPLSEIPRIGRNPIYIITYALFVILSIPTALVGNFPGLIVLRFLQGFFGSPCLAAGGASMSDLYSLVNLPFAMIAWVGAMSCGPSLGPLLSGFAVTAKNWRWSLYESIWVSAPLLIALFIFLPETSTPNILLRRAQRLRKLTGNQKLMSQSEIDQAHLTVSGIAIDALIKPLEITIKDPAVLFVQVYSAIVYGIYYSFFEVFPLVYPVYYGMNLGQVGLVFLCIAIGCIIAIIGYGAFLYFVVTPRIKKVGMGPQENVLLAGLPTSFGPTIGLFIFAWTARASIHWIVPTIGITIYAGSIYTVLQCMFLYIPLSYPQYAASLFAANDLFRSAFASGSILFAHPLYANLGIAKGTSVLGGLSATGIIGMWLLYLYGAKLRALSKFAT, encoded by the exons ATGGCTTTTGGAGAGTCGGTTCACGATGTCGTTCGAGACGCCCCCTTCGGACAGCTTGTGCGCTACTTCACCAACAATCGCCTCTTCAAATACCCAGAAGAACAGCCAAACTTCAAAATTCCTGAGCAATGGGTCCGTATGATGAGCAACGCAGAGCCCGATAGGATACCTGACacagcttcatcctcaaccctcTCCAACTCGAGCCGCGAGCAAGAGACGATAGAGGAGCACGTCAGCAACGCGGCCGAACTGGatctcgagaagaaggaatttCCTCAAGACAAATCGACCCGTCTAACACCCAAGACAACCTCAGACGGCACCATTTTGGTCGATTGGTACAGCGAAAAAGACACCGCCAACCCACACAACTGGTCCAACTCGCGCCGTGGGTTCGTCGCCTTTCTCATATGCTTCTATACATCTGTCGTCTACCTAAGTTCAGCAATCTACTCCTCATCAACCGAAGGCGTCATGAAAAAGTTTGGCGTCAGCAATCTGGAAGCaaccctcggcctcgccatGTACGTCCTAGGCTACGGTGTCGGCCCACTGCTCTTTTCGCCTCTCAGCGAGATCCCTCGCATCGGTCGCAACCCCATCTACATCATAACTTATGCCCTGTTTGTTATCCTCTCTATTCCAACAGCCCTCGTGGGTAACTTTCCAGGCCTCATTgtcttgcgcttcttgcaGGGGTTCTTCGGGTCACCTTGCTTAGCCGCCGGTGGTGCTTCGATGAGCGACCTGTACAGCTTGGTGAATTTGCCTTTTGCAATGATTGCCTGGGTTGGCGCCATGTCCTGTGGAC CCTCTCTCGGTCCTCTCCTCAGTGGATTCGCCGTGACAGCGAAAAACTGGCGTTGGTCCTTATACGAGTCCATCTGGGTATCGGCACCGTTGCTTATCGCTCTCTTTATCTTCCTACCCGAAACGAGTACCCCGAATATCCTCCTACGCCGCGCTCAACGCCTGCGCAAGCTTACCGGCAACCAAAAGTTGATGTCCCAAAGTGAGATTGACCAAGCTCACTTGACAGTCTCTGGCATTGCTATAGATGCCTTAATCAAGCCGTTGGAAATCACCATTAAAGACCCAGCCGTTTTGTTTGTCCAGGTCTACTCGGCTATCGTCTATGGCATATACTATTCCT TCTTTGAGGTGTTTCCGCTCGTCTATCCTGTTTACTACGGAATGAACCTAGGCCAAGTTGGTCTCGTCTTCCTCTGCATCGCCATTGGatgcatcatcgccatcattgGTTATGGCGCATTCCTATACTTTGTGGTCACGCCGCGGATAAAGAAGGTCGGCATGGGTCCACAGGAGAACGTTCTCTTGGCTGGTTTACCTACATCATTCGGTCCTACCATCGGCCTGTTTATATTTGCTTGGACGGCCCGGGCTTCTATCCACTGGATTGTCCCAACTATCGGCATCACCATCTACGCTGGCTCGATATACACTGTGCTGCAGTGTATGTTCCTTTATATCCCGCTCAGCTACCCTCAGTACGCTGCCTCTTTATTCGCAGCCAACGACTTGTTCCGCAGTGCCTTTGCTAGCGGCAGCATTCTCTTCGCGCATCCGCTATATGCGAATCTTGGGATCGCTAAAGGCACGAGTGTCCTCGGTGGTTTGAGCGCTACTGGTATCATAGGGATGTGGCTGCTGTACTTGTATGGTGCCAAACTCCGAGCTCTCAGCAAGTTCGCCACCTAA
- a CDS encoding DAO domain-containing protein produces the protein MSPYLTNGRSPSPDEPVKFGPGTKVAVVGAGVSGICTAAYLLKNGADVTVFERSGVTSGVWHYDDRAPTTTKYPSEKPSAGDYVTSLPGQFLPKTADLKAKNGDSAHPLESEDSETREVSFSPPGPAYFGLRNNVPTSLLYSNLGPWPKGTEDITSHVNIQDYLQGLSKEHGVDDVTIFNTRVEDAQKSEDGSHWAIRTITHLKGDGQPRFLERNWKFDALVVASGHYNLPRIPDTPGLAEWKAHFGDAIIHTKQYRRPEKYAGKTVLVIGGGASAYDVCRETSETAKRVIQSTRGGDFDLPPAMFPESVEHVGGIEKFVLEKDESDASAPVKSYILLKNGEKLEGVDGIVLATGYLTSYPFLSQYHGDDVPTDEATDDILITSEGNMVHNLHKDIFYIEDPSLSFIGVPYYTATFSLFDFQAQALARVLTGKVTLPSRASMRKEYENRVALKGRGRKFHSLADDGLEVDYVNDLLEWVNSSLVDDKTEPLLGHSKEWLDTYRTAREQRKLLRVAKGVEPEGLWARPSDLAQA, from the coding sequence ATGAGTCCTTATCTTACAAACGGACGCTCGCCGTCACCCGATGAGCCTGTCAAGTTTGGGCCTGGCACCAAGGTTGCCGTCGTCGGCGCTGGAGTGAGCGGCATCTGCACAGCCGCTTATCTCCTCAAGAACGGAGCCGATGTAACCGTCTTTGAACGATCTGGGGTCACGTCCGGGGTATGGCACTACGACGACAGGGCACCGACGACTACAAAGTACCCCAGCGAGAAGCCTTCGGCCGGCGACTATGTGACTTCACTGCCTGGGCAGTTCCTACCAAAGACTGCCGACTTGAAAGCCAAGAACGGGGACAGTGCTCATCCCCTCGAAAGCGAGGACTCTGAGACTCGTGAAGTCTCCTTTTCTCCACCGGGTCCGGCCTACTTTGGCCTACGAAACAACGTCCCTACAAGTCTACTCTACAGCAACCTTGGACCTTGGCCGAAAGGAACCGAGGATATTACCAGCCACGTCAACATCCAAGACTATCTTCAAGGACTCAGCAAGGAACACGGTGTTGATGACGTGACGATCTTCAACACTCGAGTCGAGGACGCCCAAAAGAGTGAGGATGGATCCCACTGGGCGATAAGGACGATAACCCACCTCAAAGGTGACGGCCAACCCCGATTCCTCGAGAGAAACTGGAAATTCGACGCTTTGGTCGTGGCATCCGGTCACTACAACCTCCCTCGTATCCCTGATACACCTGGCCTTGCTGAGTGGAAGGCTCACTTTGGCGATGCTATCATCCACACTAAGCAATATCGTCGCCCGGAAAAATACGCCGGCAAGACGGTGCTCGTCATTGGCGGTGGTGCTTCGGCATATGATGTTTGTCGGGAGACGAGCGAGACTGCCAAGCGCGTGATTCAGTCAACAAGGGGTGGTGATTTCGATTTGCCGCCTGCCATGTTCCCAGAGTCTGTTGAACATGTCGGTGGTATTGAAAAGTTTGtcctggagaaggatgagTCTGATGCTTCGGCGCCTGTGAAGAGCTACATCTTGCTGAAGAACGGTGAGAAACTAGAGGGCGTCGATGGTATCGTCTTGGCGACTGGGTATCTCACCTCTTATCCTTTCCTCTCGCAATACCATGGAGATGATGTGCCTACGGACGAAGCAACGGATGATATTCTCATCACTTCAGAAGGAAACATGGTGCACAACCTACACAAGGACATCTTTTACATTGAAGATCCCTCACTCTCCTTCATCGGTGTTCCTTACTACACGGCAACATTCTCCCTCTTTGACTTTCAAGCCCAGGCTCTCGCACGAGTGCTGACAGGAAAGGTAACACTCCCAAGCCGTGCGTCAATGAGGAAGGAATACGAGAACCGCGTTGCACTCAAGGGACGTGGGCGGAAATTCCACAGTTTGGCCGACGACGGTCTCGAGGTCGACTATGTGAACGATTTGCTGGAGTGGGTCAACTCGAGCCTTGTAGATGACAAGACTGAGCCTCTGCTGGGGCATTCCAAGGAGTGGCTTGATACGTATAGGACGGCGAGGGAGCAGAGAAAGTTGTTGCGTGTGGCCAAGGGTGTCGAGCCAGAGGGACTTTGGGCGAGGCCGAGTGACCTAGCGCAGGCTTAA
- a CDS encoding DNA helicase: protein MLGPIFSALRAAAQARLKPYPVERLTQVYCIRSAYRSFTHTPTLQRQRKKAPFTPSREQKRVAKLCRTKNVVVSARPGSGKTTTAEAIIAAHPDLRVLVLTYSKRLQLETLRRLRRYPNCEVYTFHAMAGKLFGTVIRDDAALSEERRRVLGRNELPRWSPAPFDIIVLDEFQDCTELLFWLANCFILANNQKMGGEPARIVVLGDERQSIYGFRGADDRYLTLASELLRPISPYPFSKAQLSESFRLSIQSVRFINEVFLGGESCITSTKTGPKPIVLRCHSYDTHALAKQLWALVKRHGAQNTAILAPAVRKRGPVQDVVNVLSKKYGVPIAVSIDDEVPLDDRVIEGKMCVSTIHQFKGSERDLVILFGMDSSFFEFFGRNLPDDRCPNEVFVALTRAREQLVLVHHNSQKLMPFVSAQALYETADVIDMTTEQGRIRPVIIAK from the exons ATGCTGGGCCCGATATTTTCAGCTTTGCGTGCAGCCGCACAAGCACGGCTTAAGCCATACCCTGTAGAGCGACTG ACTCAAGTCTATTGTATTCGTAGCGCTTACCGATCGTTCACACATACACCCACGCTCCAGCGGCAGCGAAAGAAGGCGCCGTTCACCCCATCCAGGGAACAGAAGAGGGTCGCAAAACTCTGCCGTACGAAGAATGTCGTCGTTTCGGCCCGACCTGGCTCAGGCAAAACCACTACAGCTGAAGCCATCATCGCGGCCCACCCGGATTTGAGAGTACTTGTACTCACTTACTCAAAGCGACTTCAGCTGGAAACCCTTCGACGCCTTCGACGCTACCCCAACTGCGAGGTCTACACTTTTCACGCCATGGCCGGCAAGCTTTTTGGGACCGTTATACGCGACGACGCTGCTCTGTCAGAGGAGAGACGACGAGTCCTGGGTCGTAACGAACTTCCCAGATGGAGCCCTGCGCCTTTCGACATCATTGTGTTGGACGAGTTCCAGGACTGCACCGAGCTCCTCTTTTGGTTGGCGAACTGCTTCATACTGGCCAACAATCAGAAGATGGGTGGCGAACCCGCCCGTATTGTCGTCCTGGGTGACGAAAGACAGTCCATCTACGGATTCCGCGGTGCTGACGACCGCTACCTTACTTTGGCTTCTGAACTACTGCGTCCTATCAGTCCATATCCGTTTTCCAAGGCTCAGTTGAGCGAAAGCTTTCGCTTGTCGATACAGTCAGTTCGGTTCATAAACGAAGTTTTCCTTGGAGGCGAATCATGCATCACAAGTACCAAGACAGGCCCCAAACCCATTGTTCTGAGATGCCACTCCTATGACACCCATGCATTGGCGAAGCAGCTGTGGGCGTTAGTCAAGCGCCATGGGGCTCAGAATACTGCCATCCTAGCGCCTGCTGTGCGAAAGCGAGGACCAGTTCAAGACGTGGTCAACGTCTTGTCCAAGAAGTACGGTGTACCAATCGCCGTATCAATCGACGACGAAGTCCCTTTGGATGACAGAGTCATCGAAGGGAAGATGTGTGTTTCCACCATCCACCAGTTCAAAGGCAGCGAACGTGATCTCGTGATCTTGTTTGGGATGGATTCCTCGTTCTTTGAGTTTTTCGGTCGCAACCTCCCGGATGATCGATGCCCCAACGAGGTTTTTGTTGCTTTGACCCGTGCCAGGGAACAGCTCGTCTTGGTTCACCACAACAGCCAGAAGTTGATGCCTTTTGTCTCTGCTCAAGCTCTATATGAGACAGCGGATGTCATTGACATGACAACAGAGCAGGGTAGAATACGGCCTGTCATTATCGCCAAGTAG
- a CDS encoding DJ-1 protein-PfpI domain-containing protein, producing MAPIQFGILSFAYQVVDTAGPADLLCSASKGALQTIREYVPIDDDVISRAPEFVFHHISPTIDPVDLGTLRMKIVPTTTVDECPELDILLVAGPHLGSFNLSPKHADLIRKHVAAGKLLFTTCTGASVVASTGVLDGRKATVNNIEYEYSRKLWPKVNWTREKKWIIDGNIWTGSGAVAAMDMVAHWLKENHGLDVLIQAAATLDYEPRDDDGLFTVFPQRFDSKGDKISTHVFRYHEEY from the coding sequence ATGGCTCCTATCCAATTTGGCATTCTCAGCTTCGCCTACCAAGTAGTCGACACAGCCGGGCCTGCCGATCTTCTCTGCTCCGCCAGCAAAGGCGCCCTCCAAACCATTCGGGAATACGTCcccatcgacgacgatgtcATTTCCCGAGCACCAGAATTCGTCTTTCACCACATCAGTCCAACCATAGATCCTGTCGACCTAGGTACTCTTCGGATGAAGATTGTCCCCACAACGACTGTGGATGAGTGTCCCGAGCTGGATATTTTGCTCGTTGCAGGGCCACACCTGGGTAGCTTTAATCTAAGCCCTAAGCACGCTGATCTGATCCGGAAACACGTTGCGGCTGGAAAGCTTCTCTTTACAACTTGTACCGGTGCGAGCGTCGTTGCATCTACAGGCGTTCTGGACGGGAGGAAGGCCACGGTTAACAACATCGAGTACGAGTATTCGAGGAAACTCTGGCCAAAAGTCAACTGGACAcgggagaagaagtggatCATCGACGGCAATATCTGGACTGGATCTGGGGCAGTTGCTGCAATGGACATGGTGGCCCATTGGCTGAAGGAAAACCATGGGCTGGATGTGCTTATCCAGGCTGCTGCCACTTTGGACTATGAGCCacgagatgatgatggtttGTTCACCGTGTTTCCACAGAGATTTGATTCCAAGGGAGACAAGATTTCTACTCATGTCTTTAGATATCATGAAGAGTACTAG